In one window of Desulfomicrobium macestii DNA:
- the fliN gene encoding flagellar motor switch protein FliN, translating into MVEDQDKLAAEWAAALEQQGEAEAEGGGAEKDLADAWSSALQEQDSGGSDQALADEWAKALADEEETKIQHEKKQKQLAAQSKDFDYKDLTAEAKAPRPEGLRKDLDFILDIPLEVSAQLGSTKLLINELLQLGQGSVIELNKLAGEPLEILVNGKLVARGEAVVINEKFGVRLTDIISPIERVKQLG; encoded by the coding sequence ATGGTCGAAGATCAGGACAAGCTGGCGGCGGAATGGGCCGCGGCCCTGGAACAGCAGGGTGAGGCGGAGGCTGAAGGCGGCGGGGCCGAGAAAGACCTGGCCGATGCCTGGAGTTCGGCGTTGCAGGAACAGGACTCCGGCGGGTCCGATCAGGCCCTGGCCGACGAATGGGCCAAGGCTCTGGCAGACGAGGAGGAGACCAAGATTCAGCATGAGAAGAAGCAGAAGCAGCTCGCCGCCCAGAGCAAGGATTTCGATTACAAAGATTTGACGGCGGAAGCCAAGGCGCCAAGGCCCGAAGGGCTGCGCAAGGACCTTGACTTCATCCTCGACATCCCGCTTGAGGTCTCGGCCCAGCTCGGAAGCACCAAGCTGCTCATCAATGAACTGCTGCAGCTCGGGCAGGGCTCGGTCATAGAATTGAACAAGCTGGCCGGCGAACCTCTTGAGATACTGGTCAACGGCAAGCTCGTGGCGCGCGGAGAGGCCGTGGTCATCAACGAAAAGTTCGGGGTGCGTCTGACCGACATCATCAGCCCCATCGAGAGGGTCAAGCAACTTGGATAA
- the fliQ gene encoding flagellar biosynthesis protein FliQ, translated as MTPEFVIGFARQSIELTLVIALPMLGVGLGVGVFVSILQAATQIQEMTLTFVPKIIAVFLALLISFPWIMDKMITYTQEIFLNFPQYIK; from the coding sequence ATGACCCCCGAATTTGTCATCGGTTTCGCACGGCAATCCATTGAACTGACTCTGGTCATCGCCTTGCCCATGCTCGGCGTGGGACTGGGAGTGGGTGTTTTCGTGAGCATACTTCAGGCCGCGACACAGATTCAGGAAATGACCCTGACGTTCGTGCCCAAGATCATCGCCGTTTTTTTGGCGCTGCTCATATCCTTCCCCTGGATCATGGACAAGATGATCACGTACACCCAGGAGATTTTCCTGAATTTTCCTCAATACATCAAATAG
- a CDS encoding DNA-3-methyladenine glycosylase I: MIRCPWLDLSKPDYVRYHDEEWGVPVRDDRVLFEFLILESAQAGLSWYTVLRKRQGYRAAFAGFDPQKVARFTAQDVDRLLLDPGIIRHRRKIEATIANARAFLEVQSRFGTFASYLWDFVDGRPIAHDIRALADYQTTSSEADALALDFKRRGFSFLGGTTCHAYMQAVGLFNDHSRDCFRREEVARQA, from the coding sequence ATGATCCGCTGTCCCTGGCTTGATCTCTCAAAGCCCGACTACGTCCGCTACCACGACGAGGAGTGGGGGGTGCCGGTCCGCGACGACCGCGTTCTTTTCGAGTTCCTCATCCTTGAATCTGCACAGGCCGGGCTGTCTTGGTACACGGTGCTGCGCAAGCGGCAGGGATACCGGGCCGCCTTTGCCGGATTCGATCCTCAAAAGGTGGCGCGGTTCACCGCCCAGGACGTGGATCGGCTGCTGCTGGATCCCGGCATCATCCGCCATCGCCGCAAAATCGAGGCGACCATCGCCAACGCCCGCGCATTTCTGGAAGTGCAATCCCGCTTCGGCACTTTTGCGTCCTATCTGTGGGACTTCGTCGACGGCCGCCCCATTGCCCACGACATCCGGGCCCTGGCCGACTACCAGACCACCTCGTCCGAGGCCGACGCGCTGGCGCTGGACTTCAAGCGACGCGGCTTTTCCTTTCTGGGCGGGACCACCTGTCATGCCTACATGCAGGCCGTCGGACTGTTCAACGATCACAGCCGGGACTGCTTCCGCAGGGAGGAAGTGGCCCGACAGGCCTGA
- a CDS encoding 2-oxoacid:acceptor oxidoreductase family protein: MSIYQDAIIAGFGGQGVMLIGNLLAYAGMNAGLNVTYIPVYGPEMRGGTANCTVVVSDDVIGSPIIRSPVSLIIMNGPSLDKFQPQLQDGGVLILNSSLIDPAQTDKNRVKVYAVPVNEIADGLGNTRMANMVAIGAYVQATGIMPVKQVQDSLDSVISSHYSHMIPKNAAAIQAGADYVIANGQYA; the protein is encoded by the coding sequence ATGAGCATTTACCAGGATGCAATCATCGCCGGATTCGGCGGCCAGGGCGTCATGCTCATCGGCAATCTCCTGGCCTACGCGGGCATGAACGCAGGGCTCAACGTGACCTACATTCCCGTATACGGACCGGAAATGCGCGGCGGCACTGCCAACTGCACCGTCGTGGTCTCCGATGACGTCATCGGATCGCCCATCATCCGCTCGCCTGTGAGCCTGATCATCATGAACGGCCCGTCCCTGGACAAGTTCCAGCCGCAGCTGCAGGACGGCGGAGTCCTGATTCTGAACTCCTCGCTCATCGACCCGGCCCAGACCGACAAGAACCGGGTCAAGGTCTACGCCGTTCCGGTCAACGAGATCGCCGACGGCCTGGGCAATACGCGCATGGCCAACATGGTCGCCATCGGCGCCTACGTGCAGGCCACGGGCATCATGCCGGTCAAGCAGGTGCAGGACAGTCTCGATTCGGTCATCTCCTCGCACTACAGCCACATGATTCCCAAGAACGCGGCGGCCATTCAGGCCGGCGCGGATTACGTCATCGCCAACGGTCAATACGCTTAA
- the aroE gene encoding shikimate dehydrogenase — translation MLLLGIIGHPLAHTLSPVLHNWGFRELGIKASYHVWDTPPEKLAAFMAALRTLPIHGASVTIPHKETVMPLVDRLTDNARDIGAVNTLYWQDKMVWGDNTDVTGFMAPLLERGTPPGTALVLGAGGAARAAVCGLRQAGWKVLLSARTGGRADRLAQSFQAEHVPWADRHDVRPSLLVNTTPLGMSGPFQALSPWKSSLTGISLVYDLVYNPRETQLLAQAAREGAATIPGLPMFVHQGLAQFERWTGQRFPIPRAVSLLEETLAARGKA, via the coding sequence ATGCTTCTTCTAGGCATCATCGGCCACCCCCTCGCGCATACCCTGAGCCCCGTCCTGCACAACTGGGGCTTCCGGGAGCTGGGCATAAAGGCCTCCTACCACGTCTGGGATACGCCCCCCGAAAAACTCGCCGCCTTCATGGCCGCCCTGCGCACCCTGCCCATTCACGGGGCCAGCGTGACCATCCCGCACAAGGAGACGGTCATGCCCCTTGTCGACAGGCTGACGGACAACGCCCGCGACATCGGCGCCGTGAACACCCTCTACTGGCAGGACAAAATGGTCTGGGGCGACAACACCGACGTGACCGGGTTCATGGCGCCGCTCCTCGAACGGGGTACACCCCCCGGCACGGCCCTGGTCCTGGGCGCGGGAGGGGCCGCCCGCGCTGCGGTCTGCGGCCTGCGCCAGGCGGGATGGAAGGTGCTTCTGTCCGCGCGCACGGGAGGCCGGGCCGACCGCCTGGCCCAATCGTTTCAGGCCGAGCATGTGCCCTGGGCCGACCGGCACGACGTGCGCCCGAGCCTGCTGGTCAACACCACCCCGCTTGGCATGTCCGGTCCCTTCCAGGCCCTTTCACCCTGGAAATCGTCCCTGACTGGCATCTCCCTGGTCTACGACCTGGTCTACAACCCCAGGGAAACCCAGCTTCTGGCCCAGGCCGCCCGAGAAGGCGCGGCGACCATCCCCGGCCTGCCCATGTTCGTGCACCAGGGACTGGCCCAATTCGAACGCTGGACCGGTCAGCGCTTCCCCATCCCGCGCGCCGTCTCCCTGCTGGAAGAGACCCTGGCCGCCCGGGGCAAGGCATGA
- a CDS encoding LysM peptidoglycan-binding domain-containing protein, translated as MPVKKAQGPFPDGSGMASQNAENMPPQDAAVKEGAPEACGPVDNVDPLDVLPDGEELPDAESLSAEEQKILDTQISFHIGLDTEENEDVQRYFHYYTHVQRGTMTGWLKRAQLYLPHIRERFLAEGLPEDLIYLPFAESGFNPFAQSHAGACGVWQFMPRTAINYGLTVDKWVDERRDPHKSTEAAIAYLKKLYGDFGDWSLALAAYNAGEGAIGRALKKTGTEDFFSLCEASEDLKKETKLYVPKFLALVKVARNLEKLGFEPLDMEKRSAAPVMLKVKPETDLLALSQSVGMDWKSFRELNPSFRKQESPPGRSVKVAVPGHLVAKAQDFLKRPVTARQVRYASHRVKPGDTWWGISRKYNVSVAVLQQVNDVSRTKALKVGQALRIPGQGPASDSDSVADARKWASKRANYLVREGDTLWSIAKQFKTDPASLSKANGIQRSAVLRVGQKLYVPDAGSAEVKIAKASADAVRTRLVNYKVRPGDSLWGIAKRFGVTPSDLLAWNNLAKNGHIRPGDRLKVYR; from the coding sequence ATGCCCGTCAAGAAAGCCCAGGGACCGTTCCCGGACGGTTCCGGCATGGCGAGTCAGAACGCCGAAAATATGCCGCCGCAGGATGCTGCGGTCAAGGAAGGCGCTCCGGAGGCCTGTGGTCCGGTCGACAATGTCGACCCGCTCGATGTCCTGCCGGATGGAGAAGAACTTCCCGACGCCGAATCCCTGTCCGCCGAGGAGCAGAAAATCCTCGATACGCAGATATCCTTTCATATCGGTCTGGATACCGAGGAAAACGAGGATGTCCAGCGCTATTTTCACTACTACACCCACGTTCAGCGGGGCACGATGACGGGTTGGCTCAAGCGGGCCCAGCTCTATCTGCCGCACATCCGGGAGCGCTTTCTGGCCGAGGGCTTGCCCGAGGACCTCATTTATCTGCCTTTTGCCGAGAGCGGCTTCAATCCTTTTGCCCAATCCCACGCTGGAGCGTGCGGCGTGTGGCAATTCATGCCCCGGACCGCCATCAACTACGGGTTGACCGTGGACAAATGGGTGGACGAGCGCCGTGATCCCCACAAATCCACCGAGGCCGCCATTGCCTACCTGAAGAAGCTGTACGGGGATTTCGGGGATTGGTCCCTGGCCCTGGCCGCCTACAATGCAGGCGAAGGCGCCATCGGCCGCGCCCTGAAAAAGACGGGCACCGAGGATTTTTTCAGCCTGTGCGAGGCCTCCGAGGATCTGAAGAAGGAAACCAAGCTGTACGTTCCCAAGTTTCTTGCCCTGGTCAAGGTTGCCAGGAATCTGGAAAAATTGGGTTTTGAACCTCTGGACATGGAGAAACGTTCCGCTGCTCCGGTCATGCTCAAAGTCAAGCCGGAAACGGATCTTTTGGCGCTGTCCCAAAGCGTGGGCATGGACTGGAAGTCTTTTCGGGAGCTCAACCCCTCTTTTCGCAAGCAGGAATCGCCCCCCGGAAGGTCCGTCAAGGTCGCGGTCCCCGGCCATCTCGTGGCCAAGGCCCAGGATTTCCTGAAACGCCCCGTGACTGCAAGGCAGGTCCGCTACGCATCCCACAGGGTCAAGCCCGGGGACACCTGGTGGGGAATTTCCCGAAAGTACAATGTATCGGTGGCGGTCTTGCAGCAAGTCAACGATGTCAGCAGGACCAAGGCTCTCAAGGTGGGACAGGCGTTGCGCATACCCGGTCAGGGTCCGGCGTCCGATTCCGATTCAGTGGCTGATGCCAGAAAGTGGGCCTCCAAAAGAGCCAATTATCTGGTCCGCGAGGGAGACACGCTCTGGTCCATCGCCAAACAGTTCAAGACCGATCCGGCTTCACTGAGCAAGGCCAACGGCATCCAGCGTTCCGCGGTGCTGCGCGTCGGCCAGAAGCTCTATGTGCCCGATGCCGGCAGCGCCGAAGTCAAGATCGCCAAGGCCAGTGCTGATGCGGTGCGCACGAGGCTGGTCAACTACAAGGTTCGACCGGGGGATAGTCTGTGGGGTATTGCCAAGCGTTTCGGGGTGACCCCCTCCGACTTGCTGGCCTGGAACAACCTGGCGAAGAATGGTCATATCCGTCCGGGAGACCGGCTCAAGGTCTACCGCTGA
- the ercA gene encoding alcohol dehydrogenase-like regulatory protein ErcA encodes MNFTDLRKFVAPETIFGVGAVDLAGQYAGKFGITRPLVVTDAGVLAAGWATRVLESLAAFDIEGVIFSDITPNPKTAEVMAGVAAYEAGECDGIVAVGGGSPMDCAKGIGIVVSNGGHILDYEGVDKIIVPMPPLICIPTTAGTSADVSQFAIINDTDRKTKIAIISKTIIPDVALIDPQTLMTKSPYLIACTGMDALAHAIEAFVSSAHSPMTDVHALEAIRLVHGNLLESFLHPEDMELKAKTMLGSMQAGLAFSNASLGAVHALAHSLGGYKDLPHGECNALLLPHVVDYNFSAAPERFRVIAENMGLDSRGMGASEVRAWLIESMTGLRSALGIRDRLASKGIRASDIPVLSDKAILDPCLVTNPKTANKRDIQVIYEEAT; translated from the coding sequence ATGAACTTCACCGATCTGCGCAAATTCGTCGCTCCGGAAACGATTTTCGGGGTGGGCGCGGTGGATCTGGCCGGGCAGTACGCAGGCAAATTCGGCATCACCAGACCCCTTGTCGTCACCGACGCAGGCGTGCTCGCTGCCGGATGGGCCACAAGAGTCCTGGAGAGCCTCGCCGCCTTCGACATCGAGGGCGTCATTTTTTCGGACATCACCCCCAACCCCAAGACCGCGGAGGTCATGGCCGGTGTCGCGGCCTATGAAGCGGGCGAATGCGACGGCATCGTGGCCGTGGGCGGAGGCAGTCCCATGGACTGCGCCAAGGGCATCGGGATCGTCGTCTCCAACGGCGGGCACATCCTCGACTACGAAGGCGTGGACAAGATCATCGTGCCCATGCCCCCGCTCATCTGCATCCCGACCACGGCGGGCACTTCGGCCGACGTGTCCCAGTTCGCCATCATCAACGACACGGACCGTAAGACCAAGATCGCCATCATCAGCAAGACCATCATCCCCGATGTGGCCCTCATCGACCCTCAGACCCTGATGACCAAGAGCCCGTACCTCATCGCCTGCACGGGCATGGACGCGCTGGCCCACGCCATCGAGGCCTTTGTCTCCAGCGCGCATTCGCCCATGACCGACGTGCACGCCCTGGAAGCCATCCGCCTGGTTCACGGCAATCTGCTGGAATCCTTTCTGCATCCCGAGGACATGGAACTCAAGGCCAAGACCATGCTCGGCAGCATGCAGGCAGGGCTGGCGTTCTCCAACGCAAGCCTTGGCGCGGTGCATGCCCTGGCCCACAGCCTGGGCGGCTACAAGGACCTGCCCCACGGCGAATGCAACGCCCTGCTCCTGCCGCATGTGGTGGACTACAACTTTTCGGCGGCGCCCGAACGATTCCGGGTCATCGCCGAAAACATGGGGCTCGATTCCCGGGGCATGGGCGCCTCGGAAGTGCGCGCATGGCTCATCGAATCCATGACCGGCCTGCGCAGCGCCCTCGGCATCAGGGACAGACTGGCCTCCAAGGGCATACGCGCCAGCGACATCCCGGTGCTTTCGGACAAGGCGATCCTTGACCCCTGCCTTGTCACCAACCCCAAGACCGCCAACAAGCGCGACATTCAAGTCATCTATGAAGAAGCAACCTGA
- the fliP gene encoding flagellar type III secretion system pore protein FliP (The bacterial flagellar biogenesis protein FliP forms a type III secretion system (T3SS)-type pore required for flagellar assembly.), giving the protein MNRSRIFRPHWTRKLGRILLPSLIFCFFPILLLAADGPNLPSLSLQLSSGQAEPQKVAVALEIMALLTMLSMAPAFMLTVTSFTRIIIVFHFLRQAMGTQQMPPNQVLASLAIFMTVVIMMPTGRTINDTALQPYLKEEIGYGEALQRAETPLRTFLFKHTREKDLSVFFSITGLERPQNKDEVPTMVLVPAYVISELKTGFQIGFLIYIPFLILDMVVASILLSMGMMMLPPVMVSLPFKILLFVMVDGWNLIIGSLVNSFI; this is encoded by the coding sequence ATGAACCGATCCCGGATTTTCAGACCACACTGGACCAGGAAACTGGGGAGGATACTCCTTCCTAGCCTGATTTTCTGTTTTTTTCCTATTTTGCTCTTGGCCGCCGACGGGCCCAATCTTCCATCTCTTTCCTTGCAGCTTTCCAGCGGACAGGCCGAGCCCCAGAAAGTGGCCGTTGCTCTGGAGATCATGGCCCTGCTCACGATGCTGTCCATGGCTCCGGCCTTCATGCTGACGGTCACGTCCTTCACCCGCATCATCATCGTCTTCCATTTTCTGCGTCAGGCCATGGGAACCCAGCAGATGCCGCCCAACCAGGTGCTGGCCTCCCTGGCCATTTTCATGACCGTGGTCATCATGATGCCTACGGGACGCACCATCAACGATACGGCCCTGCAACCCTATCTCAAGGAAGAGATTGGCTACGGGGAAGCCTTGCAGCGGGCTGAAACACCGCTGCGGACTTTTCTTTTCAAGCATACCCGGGAAAAGGATCTTTCGGTATTTTTCTCGATAACGGGTCTTGAGAGGCCGCAGAACAAAGATGAAGTGCCGACCATGGTTCTTGTGCCTGCCTACGTGATCAGCGAGCTCAAGACGGGATTTCAGATTGGATTTCTGATTTACATACCATTTCTCATTTTGGACATGGTTGTGGCCAGTATCCTTCTTTCCATGGGTATGATGATGCTTCCGCCCGTCATGGTTTCCCTGCCGTTCAAGATTCTTCTGTTCGTCATGGTGGATGGCTGGAATCTGATAATAGGCTCTCTTGTAAACAGTTTTATCTAG
- a CDS encoding TrmH family RNA methyltransferase produces MDQQPHEKSDTNAHLTPGRKPVLELLASRPEALDTVFLSEDAAGLGDVIGKCRELGVRFRKVRRPDLDRMYPGNHQGVVARLRGRQLVELEELIARACRSTFPLILALDQVQDPGNVGTLARTLLALGGAGLLFPKDRTAFIGPAAAKAAAGALDSLPLCQVVNLARALDACAEAGLAIYGSGTGPESRDLFQARLHFPAVLVLGNEDKGMRPNVGKRCTEKLSIPMQGGFDSLNVAQAGAMIMTEMLRQRL; encoded by the coding sequence ATGGATCAACAACCACACGAAAAATCCGACACCAATGCCCACCTGACTCCCGGCCGCAAACCGGTCCTTGAACTCCTCGCCTCACGGCCAGAAGCCCTGGACACGGTGTTCCTGTCCGAAGATGCCGCGGGCCTTGGCGACGTGATCGGCAAATGCCGCGAACTCGGGGTACGCTTCCGCAAAGTGCGGCGCCCGGACCTGGACCGCATGTATCCCGGAAATCACCAGGGAGTGGTAGCCCGCCTGCGCGGCCGACAGCTCGTCGAATTGGAGGAACTGATCGCCCGGGCCTGCCGGAGCACGTTTCCGCTCATCCTGGCCCTGGATCAGGTTCAGGACCCGGGAAACGTGGGCACGCTGGCGCGCACCCTACTGGCCCTTGGCGGGGCCGGTCTGCTCTTTCCCAAGGATCGCACGGCCTTCATCGGCCCGGCGGCCGCCAAAGCCGCTGCAGGGGCGCTCGACAGCCTCCCTCTGTGTCAGGTGGTCAATCTGGCCCGGGCACTCGATGCGTGCGCCGAGGCCGGACTTGCAATCTATGGATCGGGCACCGGACCCGAAAGCCGGGACCTCTTTCAGGCCCGTCTGCATTTCCCGGCGGTGCTGGTACTCGGCAATGAGGACAAGGGCATGCGTCCCAATGTGGGCAAGCGCTGCACGGAAAAGCTGTCCATTCCCATGCAGGGCGGATTCGATTCGCTGAACGTGGCCCAGGCCGGCGCCATGATCATGACGGAAATGTTGCGGCAGAGGCTGTAG
- the fliO gene encoding flagellar biosynthetic protein FliO has product MLLILGLIFLALALLKRFGLAARLQGRGSGALRVEERVALGPRKQLVVVRFLNKLLVLGVTDNGINLIAEHQADNEPIPDFQTTLDQETGEDTPS; this is encoded by the coding sequence TTGCTACTTATTTTGGGGCTCATCTTCCTTGCGCTCGCGCTCCTGAAGCGCTTCGGGCTGGCGGCACGGCTGCAGGGCCGGGGTTCCGGCGCCCTGAGGGTGGAGGAAAGAGTTGCCCTGGGTCCGCGCAAGCAGCTGGTGGTGGTCCGCTTCTTGAATAAGCTTCTGGTGTTGGGCGTCACCGACAACGGAATCAACTTGATAGCGGAGCACCAGGCAGACAATGAACCGATCCCGGATTTTCAGACCACACTGGACCAGGAAACTGGGGAGGATACTCCTTCCTAG
- a CDS encoding PAS domain S-box protein has translation MKKQPEEGVTGTASLRDKIVGLSESSGRKSYYPMLQQKIRELQGEIADRHRAEETLRETLKRIERQQAVIAEISTHPTVFHGLLQEAAPMITARMTHAMDVARASLWMMQADRLCCMDKFDAPGGEHTSGTCLECGRFDTYFEAIKKGPVIVTDALQDPRTRDFSPKYLEANGIASMLDVPVLIDGELTAVICFEHVGEPRAWQPDEVTFASRIADQVALILAGQRRRITEEQLQSAHTDLTRNLRFTEVLLDAIPIPIFYKDSERRYLGCNQTFTDIMGITSEALRGRTARELWPDLADAYDNNDQSLRQDTRKSTYESKVRDRNGDLREVIFAKQIFFDEFKNAQGIIGSFVDITERNRTAKETQRLRTLLANIINSMPSMLIGVDADGRIAQWNQQAALVTGVSEAQAQGRPLGQVVPWLGSEMRKIRQSIASKKPLFEGKLSRVEHGETMYEDVTIYPLITNGVEGAVIRIDDVTEKVRIEEILIQSEKMLSVGGLAAGMAHEINNPLASIMGNAQVLETRLLLPLPQNELAAQEAGITLEALQSYLEKRGIPKMLNSVRSSGAQAAQIVSNMLSFSRKSEPVLAPENIVELLGKTLELARTDYDLKKNYDFKKIRIVREYEDNLPKIQGSASKLQQVFLNLLRNGAEAMGDKIYPAEQWPQFTLRVRRNAPWVRIELEDNGPGLSESVRKRVFEPFFTTKSVGKGTGLGLSVSYFIITEEHAGMMAVQTAEGEWTRFIIDLPVAMSSK, from the coding sequence ATGAAGAAGCAACCTGAGGAGGGCGTGACCGGTACCGCATCGCTGCGCGACAAGATCGTGGGTCTTAGCGAGTCTTCAGGACGCAAAAGCTACTACCCCATGCTGCAGCAAAAGATCCGGGAGCTGCAGGGCGAAATCGCCGATCGGCACCGAGCTGAAGAGACGCTGCGCGAAACCCTGAAGCGCATCGAACGGCAGCAGGCCGTCATCGCTGAAATTTCGACGCATCCAACCGTTTTTCATGGCCTTCTGCAAGAAGCCGCCCCCATGATCACGGCCCGGATGACCCACGCCATGGACGTGGCCCGGGCCAGTCTGTGGATGATGCAGGCCGACAGGCTTTGCTGCATGGACAAGTTCGACGCGCCAGGAGGGGAGCACACTTCCGGGACCTGCCTGGAGTGCGGCAGGTTCGACACCTATTTCGAGGCCATCAAAAAAGGCCCCGTCATCGTGACCGACGCCCTGCAGGACCCGCGCACCCGCGATTTTTCCCCGAAATATCTCGAAGCCAACGGAATCGCGTCCATGCTCGACGTGCCGGTGCTCATCGATGGAGAACTGACCGCCGTCATCTGCTTCGAGCATGTCGGAGAGCCACGTGCGTGGCAGCCGGACGAGGTCACTTTCGCCAGCCGCATCGCCGATCAGGTCGCGCTCATCCTGGCCGGCCAGCGCCGGCGCATAACCGAGGAGCAGCTGCAAAGCGCCCACACCGACCTGACGCGCAACCTGCGCTTCACCGAGGTGCTGCTGGACGCCATTCCCATCCCGATCTTCTACAAGGACTCGGAGCGGCGCTATCTGGGCTGCAACCAGACCTTCACCGACATCATGGGCATTACCTCCGAGGCATTGCGAGGCAGGACAGCCCGGGAGTTATGGCCGGACCTCGCCGATGCCTACGACAACAACGACCAAAGCCTGCGTCAGGACACCCGCAAAAGCACGTACGAATCCAAAGTCCGCGACAGGAATGGCGACCTGCGCGAAGTCATCTTCGCCAAACAGATCTTTTTTGATGAATTCAAGAACGCGCAAGGCATCATCGGATCCTTCGTGGACATAACCGAACGCAACCGTACCGCCAAGGAAACCCAGCGCTTGCGCACCCTGCTCGCCAACATCATCAACTCCATGCCGTCCATGCTCATCGGAGTCGATGCCGACGGCCGCATCGCCCAATGGAACCAGCAGGCAGCGCTGGTGACCGGCGTGAGCGAAGCCCAGGCCCAAGGCCGGCCTCTGGGACAGGTGGTACCCTGGCTTGGCTCCGAAATGAGAAAGATCCGCCAGTCCATCGCCAGCAAGAAACCCTTGTTTGAAGGCAAACTGAGCAGGGTGGAGCATGGCGAGACCATGTACGAAGACGTGACCATCTACCCCCTGATCACCAACGGCGTGGAAGGCGCGGTCATCCGCATCGACGACGTGACCGAAAAGGTCCGCATCGAGGAAATTCTGATACAGTCGGAGAAGATGCTCTCTGTCGGCGGACTGGCTGCCGGAATGGCCCACGAAATCAACAATCCTCTGGCTTCGATCATGGGCAACGCCCAGGTCCTGGAAACCAGACTCCTCCTGCCGTTGCCGCAAAATGAATTGGCGGCGCAGGAAGCGGGCATCACCCTTGAAGCACTGCAAAGCTATCTTGAGAAACGGGGAATTCCGAAAATGCTGAACTCCGTGCGCAGTTCGGGGGCACAAGCCGCGCAGATCGTAAGCAACATGCTCAGTTTCAGCCGCAAGAGCGAACCGGTGCTGGCCCCGGAAAACATCGTGGAACTTCTCGGCAAGACACTGGAACTTGCCCGCACCGATTACGACCTGAAGAAAAATTACGATTTCAAAAAAATCCGCATCGTCCGCGAATACGAAGACAATCTCCCCAAAATCCAGGGCTCGGCGAGCAAGCTGCAGCAGGTCTTCCTGAACCTGCTGCGCAACGGAGCCGAGGCCATGGGCGACAAGATCTACCCGGCGGAACAGTGGCCGCAATTCACGCTGCGGGTGAGAAGAAATGCACCGTGGGTGCGCATTGAACTGGAAGACAACGGACCAGGGCTTTCGGAATCCGTGCGCAAACGGGTGTTCGAACCATTCTTCACCACGAAGTCCGTGGGCAAGGGCACGGGGCTTGGACTCTCCGTTTCCTACTTCATCATCACCGAGGAGCACGCAGGCATGATGGCCGTGCAGACGGCCGAGGGAGAATGGACCAGGTTCATCATCGACCTGCCGGTCGCGATGTCGTCAAAATGA
- a CDS encoding thiamine pyrophosphate-dependent enzyme: protein MTQEIRVTNYPEVLTDRASHYCPGCHHGTAHRLVAEAITDLGLVDKTILVGSIGCSVFIYNYLTLDAIESPHGRAPAVATGVKRARPDKIVFTYQGDGDLASIGMAEIMHCANRGENITTIFVNNTVYGMTGGQMAPTTLVGQKTTTCPGGRCSENEGMPIRMTEIIASLGGVAFAERVAVNNIKNIKKARKAVTRAFEYQTKEAGFSFVEILATCPTNWRMTPLQANKRIETEMIPYFPLGNFKDVLAKEEK, encoded by the coding sequence ATGACCCAGGAAATTCGCGTCACCAACTATCCCGAGGTCCTGACCGACCGGGCCTCGCATTACTGTCCGGGCTGCCATCACGGCACGGCCCACCGTCTGGTGGCCGAGGCCATCACGGACCTGGGCCTGGTCGACAAGACCATCCTCGTCGGTTCCATCGGCTGCTCGGTCTTCATTTACAACTACCTCACCCTGGACGCCATCGAATCGCCCCACGGCCGCGCTCCGGCGGTGGCCACAGGCGTCAAGCGCGCCCGGCCGGACAAGATCGTCTTCACCTATCAGGGCGACGGCGACCTGGCCTCCATCGGCATGGCCGAGATCATGCACTGCGCCAACCGGGGCGAGAACATCACCACGATCTTCGTCAACAACACCGTGTACGGCATGACCGGCGGACAGATGGCCCCCACCACCCTGGTCGGCCAGAAGACCACCACCTGCCCCGGCGGACGCTGCAGCGAGAACGAGGGCATGCCCATCCGCATGACCGAGATCATCGCCTCCCTGGGCGGCGTGGCCTTTGCGGAACGGGTCGCGGTCAACAACATCAAGAACATCAAGAAAGCCCGGAAGGCCGTGACCAGAGCCTTCGAGTATCAGACCAAGGAAGCCGGCTTCTCCTTTGTGGAAATTCTGGCCACCTGCCCCACCAACTGGCGCATGACCCCGCTTCAGGCCAACAAGCGCATTGAAACGGAAATGATCCCCTACTTCCCTCTGGGCAACTTCAAAGACGTGCTGGCAAAGGAGGAGAAATGA